The DNA window cgttttatgtttccaattttccaattctagtttaatgaGGAGTCCAATTAGagtttgattgttttgtcagtatataaatagtctcataaacgtttgtaattgatacattcagttttattaataaaattccttgaggttttctcaattgttcttggtggattccaagtttcttgatttcatcgtgaacgaattcaagtgttctagcTTTCGCTTTTGCGTCAAGAAGCGTTTTAACTTCCGCACTGCATCATTTTCAGTGCGaatggatttcaaaaataagAGTCCAAAAGATGATCAAATTACTAGTAAAGGATTTGTGTGCTCTAAAGAAGGCATTAGAGGAGAAGACAAGCGTCGAACTAGCGGTAACCATAGAGCAGAGACAAGAACTGATTGTAAAGCAAGATTATTTCTTTCACTTGATCGGAAGAGTGGAAAGTACAAAGTATATGATTTTGTTTCTGAACATAATCATTTGCTTCATCTCTCGGAGACTGCATACATGATGAGGTCACAAAGAAAAATAACTGAAGTGCAGGCAGCTGCAATAGATCTAGTATGTGGATCTGGAATTAAGCCCAAAGATGCAATTGAGTTAATGAGTAGGGAAGCTGGAGGGAGGAGTAACCTTGGGTATACCGCAAATGATCAGAAAAACTACTTGAGAATAAGAAGGTCAAAATTCATGGAGCATGGAGAAGCTAGCTCTTTGTGCTAAGGTACTTTCAAGATCAAATAACTAAAAATCCAGCTTTTCATTATGTTGTTCAATTGGACAATGAAATGCAAATCACTAATATTTTTTGTGTTGATGCAAAAATGATTATTGATTACACATATTTTGGAGATGTGATTACTTTTGATACAACATATGGAACTAATAAGGAATTACGTCCTCTTGCTGTTTTCACCGGTTTTAATCACCATAGAACGCTTGTTACTTTTGGTGCTGCACTTTTGTACGCTGAGACAATTGAGACATTCAAGTGGTTGTTTCATAGTTTTTTAGAAGCACACAAACATAAGGAGCCGAATGGTGATCTAAAGGACCACTTGGTATCAACTCTTAGAATAGCTGATTTCTTTGACAATTTTTGAGAGGGTAATAGAACAGAAAAGACAAAAGGAGTTGGAGGCAGAATTTGATTGTAGAGAAAAAAATTCCTACACGACGATTCAGAAACTCTCCATTTTTGAAGCAAGCTGTACAAGTGTACACGCCTAAAATCTATGCATTGTTTCAAGATGAAGTTGATTTGGCAACAGGTACAAGAGTGAAAGATGTCAAACAAGACCAGCCAATGCATGAGTATTATATAGAGAATTTAAGAGATCATAGGGAGTACACTGTATGGCATACTCCTTCGAATGAAAGCTTTTCTTGCAGCTGCCGTATGTTTGAACATGTTGGGTTTTTATGTTGTCATGTTATACGGGTTTTGGATCGTCTTGGTATTATGTCGATTCCCACAGCTTATATTTTGAAGAGACAGTAGAAGAGAATGGTAACTTGGAGAGTGCTAGAACCTATAGAAGAATATGTCCTAGGATGGTTAGACTTGCCTCTCGATGTAGTGAAAATCAAGAAGCTAGTGCCCTAGTGGAGAGAACATTGAAGGACTTGGAAAAACAAGTTGTAGAGGGACAAGTAAAGCAAGTGCCAGTGCAAGGGCAAGGGCAAGTGCCTCAAACTAATAGTTTAATGGAGGAAGCTAAAGGTTTTAAAAAGCGGGAAGGACGTAAAGCTAGCAAACGACCAAAAAGTTTTATTGTTACTTACGTTCTTAAATTGTTGTTGATCTTAGGTACACTCAATGCAAATAAGGCCCTATATTGGTGCATCAAATGTCAATCAATTGAGTATGGAGGGACTTGGCTTTCAACCTCAAACTAATTTGAGTTACAACTTGCAAGTAAGTTCTGCAAATATGAATAATACAAAATGTAGTGACTTTCTGAACGATATACTGATTTTGTTTCTATTATCAGGATATTGCACATTGGCGGAATTTGGCAATTCTTGGAAATTTTAGCACGATAAATTTAGCACAATTGCAAATGACTTCAGAATATATGAGAAGCTTCGGAGGAGTGCCAAGACCGTCATCATCGAACATATGAAACATTTTTGTCCTGTGATATGTGATTCTTATTTTGTTAAGGAAATTGTAATTTTTGACCATTTGGCCTTTGTTTTATCTAAATATACTGTGAATGTTAAGATTTCATAGCAATTGTTTGGTTCTTCCATTTGTTTTCTTCTATGAGACCAGAAGGTATTGgatcaaaacaatgaaatttgacAAACATATACAATAGTTCAATTTCTAAATCAACTATTTTGATGATACAAATGGTGGCATAATTTCAAGTAATAGATCTAGTAGAAGACAGGAAGGTTGAGAGGTTATGCATTTTTCTGTGACATTCCCATGAAGTCAAACACAAAGAAGAACAATTGTTCAGGACCTTCAGGTTCTTCGATAGTGTCAAAACTGGATATGTTTGCTAATGAACATCAAACCTACACAATTCTACGGCGAGAGACCCAGAAAAAACTCGATTCGGCGGTTAAGTTACAGAAACAACCTACTTGGCAGTTGAacagagagaaatagagagggaGACAGAGGAGGGGATGGTACTTGAGAACGGCGTCGGCTTAGAAGGCATTGAACTTGAAAAAATCTGACGGAAGATGAAGCCCCAGTGATAGTATTTGTTGGAGCCATCAGAGAGATGCGAGAGCGAGAGCGAGAGCGAGAGAGAATGAAGAGATGCGAGAGCCATCAAAGACTAgacttctttctccttttgTGAGTAACATTATGGATTACTTACGTGGCTCTTATTTTAACAAATAGATCAAATGGATGGCTGATATCATAACAAAAACAGAGGTTGCTATTATTCTTTAATAACAGCCTACCCCAATCCCTTTGCTCTTAAACCCTCACGAAGAACTGATTCTAGTCTAGCGGCAGAGGCTCAAGCTTTCCTATTTGGTATACAGCCTGGCTACTCAATCAAAATTCTCTCTTCAATGCtttgaatttttcttctttcaaaatgtcaaaactctatatatatttattatcagtATGCGTAATATCAGCTAATATTTCTGAAGCAAGTCCTGATTATTGGACAAAGAGTGTGCTTATGATGAAGCAGAAGAAACATATGAtaagaaaagaagaggaagacatgTTTGCCATTTTTGTTTATCCCTGTTGGCCTGTTTGTTATCTGAACATTTTGGTGAAGAATGATTGGTTGCATACTTGCATGTGTATGTCTATGCAATGCAAGCTATCAGAGTTCAAAGTTCGAAATTTTttatcactcaaacatatttcTTGGAATTCTCATGGGAATAATCCATTTAGGAGTTAGGACAACTTCAACGCACCataactttgttttttttctctgttttttttatgtttgacGTTGAGATAATATAcacctcttttttttaaaaaaaaaaaattccatatattcacaagaattttttttaagcataagGATTTAGGATAATTATCCTTTACGGATGTCCGTAAACTCTTAACTGTTGGATTTGaccaacggctgagattaaagttgataaaaaaaattaaaacactaagtttgatttatgttcGGGTCGTAGACAATACGTAGGATTCCGGTGACTATTTTGGTCAAAAGTTGGTGGGGGAAGGTACGTCTCGCTGAGACGAGTCGAATGGTACCATCAGTGCTCGGATCGACGACGGGAATAGTGGGTGGTGCCACCCTTTCAAGCTGAATTTCCAACGTGATTCAAGCTGCGGCTGGTTAGTAAAAGTTTGTGGCAATCGGGAGCTTCATTTCAGTCGGTTAGTCGTCTGAAACGGTGGTTGGATGACGATTTTGGATGTTGGGATGCTGGAGGTGACTTGtattctaattttttaaaaaatttcataacctttaatctcaaccgttggtCAAATCCCAATGAGTGAGATGAAAGGGCTAAACTTTAAAGTTTACTGGGGTCCATTTAGATAAAATTAAGAATCCAAATATTATTTCAAGCTTAACTTATACACGATAAACACAGGCAAATATATACAACTTGTTTTAACAGCCTAACAGTGTATATGGTAAACAATCCTATCACTTTGTTTGTTGCACGTTAATCTTCATGACTGGATAACTAATTGTTGAAGATAAGACTGAAGGCTGAAGCTTCTCTTGTGAAAGATCAATGATCTGTAGAGATTTGTTCACTTCTCCGTTTGATGATGTTGATCTGATAAGGATAGGAGTAAGCTTGTAGTTGAACCATCTTTTGTCTTGAGCGAGTCTCACCTGAAGCGAACATATCACCAAGTATATCTCACTTTGAACCATTTGAGGACCCATGAGGAACTTCCTTATCTCTCCACTGCCTTATCTCTCCATATTGTAACCTTATCTCTCCATGAAACTTCATCATCTTCGTGGTCCTCATCCATATGATGTTTGGTTTGGTCAGTAGAGGATAATTCGTGGATTCATTTTAGAGAAGCTATGCCAATATTCATTTGGATATTTACTATTTAGGAGATGCAAATTAAATATTCATATATAGCTTACACACTAGGAATTACAACACCTAGTTTAAAAGCAATCACTAAACATTGCCAACATACAGTACCTCAATGTGCCAAACCAGAGCAACAAACATCATTCATTCACTTAGATAGAAATAGACGACAATTTCATAACTAATTGAACTCATAAACACCCAAACTAACATTTCCATTGCAGCAGTAAATCATAAAAACGAGCCATGACCAACCAGTCGAGCCATCTCAAGGTCCATTATGGCGGATTATTCCCATTCTCTTGGTTAACTCCAGTACCACATTTGCTGCCAATTTGAATTCCGTTGGCACCAACATTAACAGTACATCCATTGTTAGTAACTGCCTGCATTCCATTACCATTAACAGTACCACTTTCAGATCCACCGGCACCATTTTTAACACCTTGAATACCATTACCACTATTCGAGATATTGTTGTCCCCATTACAACCATTACCTTCAACACCTTGAATCCCATTACCAATATTGGAAACATTTTGGTTCCCACTACAACCGTTACTTTTAACAGCTTGAATCCCATTACCATTATTATTAGCATTTTGATTTCCATTTCCACCATTGTTGACAACGGTTTGAGTTCCGTCACCGTTATTGGAAGCCTGTTGTGATCCATTACCGTTATTTGAGACAGTTTGTGATCCATTACCGTTGTTGTCAGCTTTCTGACTACCGTTCCCGTTATTTGTAACGTCTTGAGTCCCGTTACCTTTGTTATTCACAATTTGGACCGACCCACCAGTACTATTGTTGGTAACTGTCTGCTTCCCATTGCCACTGTTGTTCACCTTCTGATATGTGAACGCGGAGTTTGGAGATGGAGGTGTCATTTGTACTACGCCTGAAGGCGGAGTGTCGCCACCGGTTGCAGAACCGTCGTGGCCTGAGACGCTGCGTtgtttatcggttttactatggTCATCATCTTCATTTTGGTTTCCTCCCCAACCAACTGCAAAGAACATTATTTATCTTAAATTTATAGTATTTTGAAATAGTTAGAAATGATATGCAATTGAATGCAGAGGACGAGAGAGATTACTTACAGTCTTGAGGAAAATTTGTTGATAGTAGTCTAGAAGAGACACAGTGTGGGATGGAGAGGAGGACCGTAATATTAATCAAGAGGAAGCAACAAATGATGAGGGAATTAGATGAAGCCTTAATCCTCAACATTTTCTCTCCTTCACCCCTAACTAATTTAAAGCCTTATACCCTTTTAGAGCTCCTACTGTTACTTTGTTACATgcttatattatatatgtatatatatatatatacacacacctcaTACCATACTTGGGCTCGCCTTGGTGGGCCTGACTCAAATTTGTTGTTGTGTTCAAGTTCCAACCTCGTGGGTTGAAGGCTAGACACTAGTGAGTTGTGAGGTCCCTATAGCGTTTTCTTGGAGAATGGGTTTCTTGGACTTGAGTGTTGACCGTCCAATCACGACTGGCTGTCACCAGATTGACCATATTGACCTTAGCCACCGTGTAATGACCTTCATGCAGCCCAATTCTTGGGGCAACGTTGACGAAGTCAATTTGTCTCGATTGCATTGGATGATAAAATCATAAGACAGGTCTTTTGTGGATGAGAGTGAATTGGGCCAAGGGTATTTTGGGTTTTGCATATAtcaatttattttcaaatttgccCTTGAAATTCAGTGAAATCCCAACTGAACCTCCGTCGGTAGCTTTCATAAATGATAGAATGAAACCCTCATGACGTGCTGCCTGTTTGGTGCAACGGATCGGCTGCACCCCGCTCTCTCCATTTCCGCTGCACCGTTTGGTGCAGCAGAAACGCTGCACATTTTGCAGCGGTTTCGCTGCAATATAAGAAGCTCCTTAAATGGGGTCCATGTAATGATTATATCTTTaagtttttataataattaatgtgggcccataattttaataatatatatagagttttctatttaatattataatattatatatacagttttctaatatacttaatttttttataataaattatatttattaaattttaataaaaattatatttatcagATTAcgtattaaaataattttaatacttaagatattttaacagtttataatactttaaaaatattttaacagttataataattaaaataaagaaatattaatattttattaattaataattaaaaatatttattaattaatacttaaaattaattttaatcagaattatatttattagattaattttaatataaaaaactaatattataatactttatttcaacagtttttcctttagcgtcagtttttagttcatcaAACACTTCataacatatttcacagctttaagctcagcatatttttcacagcatttccactagcattgaaaatcaagatttccgctctgccaaacagaACCCATGGTTTGTGATATTGAACATTTTGGTGAAGAATGATTGGTCAAAACGTTGAAAGtctatgtatatgtgtatgcaATGCCGGCAAATTAAAGTTCAAAGCCTTGAAATTTTGTTCTTTCAAAAATGTGAACACAATTATAAAAGTGGCCTTCACACTCATCCATAAATTGAGAGGCTAAATTGACTTGAGATTCAACTCATTTGGCTTTGGTTGCCCCATCTTTTGTGGCAAAGATACTCAGTGAAGcaacttttggtcacgaaaAAAGATAGTTTTGAAAAGATGGATATggccaaaaatatatttcttggCACTTTGATGGGAAGAAAATATTTTGGACAACTTCGGCCAAACATAATTGGgatagttttatttttattcttttataattatttatgtttGATGTTGACATAATATACACCTCATTTTTCAAATTCCATTCACAAGGATTCATTTTTTATGGCAGATGGATTTAGGAGAATTCTTTTATACGGGCATCTCATCTCTATCGTTCGATCAACCAATGGTTGCAATTAAAgatgataaaaaattaaaacacaaaatttgaTTCTCGTTTTGGTCATACACATTACTTTGGATTCCGGTAAGTATTTCGTTCAAGAAATGGTTGAGGAAGGTGCACCCGTTGAATGGTACTATGAGTGACCAAAGGCACATCGGAGTGACGACGGGACGAGTCGACGGTGCTGCGACTTGAAACTCAATTTTTGATATGATTCAGGCTTTGACTGGTTGATAAATATTTGTGATGGTCAGGAGCTTCGTTTGGATAGGTCGGTAATCCGAAACGGTGGCTGAATGGTGTCGTTTTCTTGAACAGTAGGTTTCTTGGACTTGACTTGAGGGTCGACTGTCGACTGCCTGATTCCCAATAGAATGACAGACTTGATCTTAAAGCCACTGTGCAATGAGTCAATGAACTTCATCCAAGGGGCAGCGTAAATCGCGGCGCAAGATTGACCAAGTCAATTTGTCCTGATCGCAGTGGATAATAAAATCATAAAGACAGGTTTTTTGTGGATGAGATTGATTTGGGCCAAGGGTGTTTTGGGCTTTGCATATATAACACATTGACTATTCATTTCAAGAATTTACCCCCATAATTCAATGAAATCCCAAATAAACCTCGGTCGGTAGTTTTCACATAAATGATAACGAGTGGAACCCTCATGACAGGTTCAGTGATAACCAATGGTTTATATAATTTGTCATCACCGAAGGAttgattaaattttattttcgtTATCAAATGTTTCGAGTGAATAGCTTAAAGTTGAAATTTGTTCTATTTTGATAATTGTGGGGGACTCGTTTCCATAATCAATGATTTATGTTGAAGGATCATCAACAATCATGCAAAATTCAAAAAGGGTGTTAGAGAACCCTTGACTGTGGAGGTTCCGACCAAGAATACTCCGATGATAAAATCGATGGGGGTTTTCAATCTCAAATCAATCGTGtgtatatttttcttctctttttcaagTCCCCTTCACTGGCTTCCCTAGACCCCTTCTTTATAACGGAGGCTTAGACATCCTAAGATTGTGGTTATCAACCTAAAGATAAGAATCTTTAACATGATTAGACATAGATAATTTGTAACAGACGTGTGTCAAAAGTAAGCTATGAAGTTCTTCATTTGTAAGAGGGGAATTGGTATCGAGACGAAGGAAGTCAAAAGAAGTGATGTCAAGGGAGATCAAGAGAGGTTGAAGTCAAGTATGACATAAGAAATTATAGATACAGTATTGTAGCCATACATGCTATAATGCTATGGAGCTATAATTCTGCTAAGCATATAGCTTGGACGATTTTTGACAACTAAAATACTTCAGCCATAAAGCTAAATACAGAGCAAAGAGACTTGCAGAGATGGTTAGAAAGGGCTGACACTACTTGCCAACTGCAACATGAATTCAGGTACAAGCCGCCTTCGTGGAGGAGTCACCGCATCTTTCGAAAGAGCTTCTGCATCATTGGCGTGTACAAAGGTTAATAGGTCTTCGAACATCTGGTCCCTCCCACCTCTCATTGGATCCTGTGTATCATATCAATCAAAGTACAACGAGGAAAGTTCAGAATCCAAAAATGTCTGTTGCAATTCATCTAACATTGCAAATTATCCCAATATGCTACAAATGCTTTCTAAGCGAAAAGCGCTAAGAACAAAATCAGAGCTCCTGACCGAGTCCGGGATCTCCAAGGAATTTAAGTAAGTACAGTTGGCAGAGATACACATAGGCCAAAGAATCCAAAAAGAAGACACATGTGGGCCGATTGGACctttattttgaggttccaatgtcctttaattataatgttcaaacacttagctaatgtattttattgtattttaacttagttttacacttacaaatatTTCCCCTTGGTTTCGTAGGAATCAGACCTAATTCAGGTAACTTAGAGCACCTTTTTTGGGCATTTTTGCAGTGAGGTATTGGGATACCTCCcaaggtgttcggacacctcttttgaaaaatgaaacagagtTTATGACAAAAACTTGATGAAACccaggtgttcggacaccttcAGAAGTCGTCTGGACACCTTGTCGGGAACCAACAACTGCAAcacatttttgaatggttttttgggtatttcttaATTGTAACCAATGAGGATTGATCTTGTAAGGGTGGTTAGatatttttcattgtaaaaaaagggggaaaaccctaagatttgggtcTCTACCTCATTCATTAACTCTTGAAGATCTAGTCTCCAttgtaatttctctctctctctaggttTTGTTTAATTCTTGTGATTttaattgtaaacattgatttttcttctataaaattgatgagtAGCTAAGTctgttttttagtttttagtcTCGAACGGTGGGTGCGAGGTTTTCATTGCTCAAGGTATGTTTAAAGAGTCGTAGCTTTGATCTCTCTTTCGATTTTGAGATGGTTGTGTATTTGGGTGCATGAGAATAAcatgtttattgtgtttttgaattgtatagtctagggattcaatttaatataCTTGAATAGGAATTATTAAtgcccaatgcatgatttccccaattgattgagtttttattgcataggtttaattgtgtgtatcGATGATGGGATTTTGTGGAATTCATGGAATATGCATgatagagttatggttaattgatcttaatagtgtgtttagattgagggattcgagagaagggaagggaatcTTCCCCCTAATTCTCTCACAATCCTTCCTTTTAGTGAAATCTTTATCCCAATCATCTTCAAAAACActcttcttaattttttttataaactatccaaacaagaaaattggaaggaaactccctttcTCTTCCGTCCTtcccctcaaatctctcaatccaaacacactataagTGTGAAATCTAGGGTGCTAACAAAGCCGAGCTCCCAAAGGGGAACATTAATGCATAAGAATATATCTCtacccctttgcgttcatcgtaagCCAAAAGGCCCGATGGCCTCCATGTTGAAATAGAAGTTTTCATGTCCAATTTCCTTTGTATACGCATAATtaaccttgagtatgagaatcaAATAGCCATCGAGACGGATTAGGGACTAGGTTTATAATTAATTgtttcaaatcaaattttaattttgattacaaATTGcgtatgctaccgagtcattcgaccACCTTTCttacttgtctttatttttattttgatattaattGTGTTTAGTAGTGTTAGCAAGTTGTTTGCATACCATTCACCatcatatttgcattccttCCTTGTGGATACGATACCAGACTCATCGGTTTTATTACTGaccgataccctacacttggggtaagtacacgcACTTTTGTGTCGGTCATGGGCACCCTATCTAGAGAAGAAGCTCAGTCAATCAAGTTTAGACTGCCGCAAGATCCTGTAAAATCCCCAATCCTGCCAAGCAAACCCATATATAAACTTCATCAGAGAATGCTTACCTGAACAAACAAATCTGTGTGAGTTTTTCCCTCATACAGTATCGATCGAGCTCTAACACCAACTCTTTGAAGAGATTCGGCGAAATTCGTACTGCAATATGAAAGAACAGGTTAGACTGAGAAGCCAATGAAAACGATTTAGATATGCAGCTTACTGCCAATACAAGTATGAGTATCAAGTCTAATAGAACAACGAGGCAGGGAAGAAGGGTCAGACCTGGCATCTGGTGGAATGGTATAATCAGCACTGCCATGAAAAAGAGTAATGGGAGGCAGAAGTGAAACTGCATTTCTAATATTCGGGTCTTGTACTACGACTTCAGGGGAAAATTTTTGCAAAGATTGTTCCCCTTCCATTATGCTGTGTAAAAAAATTCAGAGCCATTATATCACACAACAATAACGGGGAAAGTGCTGAATTTAGACATATGTAGGGGAATTAAAATATCTACTAAGGGCTACGATTGCATATCAAGGACTCACTGAGGGTTGAAGAATAATGTTACCTTAAAAAGATGGACCGGTGAAGACCTCGACTGTGGAAGTGATCAACCAAATTAAACAAATTGTACCTGTTGAAGACCATTAAGGGCAAACTTGAGAGAAAGTTGAAGAATATTCAAATGGAAACATTAACAAAGAAAGTTATGCTTCGAGCTCGAGGCACAACAGCTATTTCAGATTTTTTTGATATAATCATCCCTATCTGGACCAGTACCTTATTGATGATTTAGAACTACTTCCATTAATATTAAGTAGCCATGAAGAAGCTAACCGCCATTTGAATATGGGAGAAATTCGAAAACATTCACAGAAATACGACATTATTGATTTACCCTCCAGATAAACCGAAATAAGCTTTTAACTGTGAGACGCTCCAAGTATTGCTTTCCCCTTCCCCAGCCTCTTTGATTGCCTGCTCCAGGAGCGTGCAAGCAGCAATGTGTGCTCCAGCTGACTGTCCCATCAGATATATCCTACAGAAATTATGAGTAGGGTAAGCAAAAACAAACCTcccatcaaagaaagaaagaaagaaagaagaaacaacTTTTCCATTACCTACTAGGATCGCCTCCATATTCAGCAATATTGTTGCATACAAATGAAATACCCCGAGAAGCATCCTCCATCATGTCACTCATAGTTCCCTGAGGGAAATTCCTGAATGTTCGAAAAATTACAAGACTGGGGTAACAATTCATAGCTCTTATTGCAGTAGAAGCACAAGCAGTGATGCTAACTTCATCAAATTATCCAcctaaaaaaagaataatgatTAAATTTCAAGCAATGATATTGGATCTGGAATCCATGATCATGGAGTTACGTGAAGTGATCATGGAATGGTCGGCCAATACAAAAATTTCGTTCACAATATAGTATTTCTGCGTATATAACTAGGTGcaacaattaataaaaatttatttcaacAGAACCAAAGACAATTTAAGTGCATGATCATAAGCTGAACAAGTCCACCGCACATTGACAAGCTTCAACTCCACAGATTAAGTGAAACTACTATTACAGACCTCTATTTCTCTTTGATTCAAACCAAATGTTAAAAGTTTATAGAAAATAcacttgttatatatatatatatgtatgtatgtatatatccgGACAAAACCTTCCACTGAGGGAAGTGAAACCACAACATtcagaggaaaaaaaacaaacaaacagaacCTCAGACAAACACTGGTGGAATGCCATAACTTCTATCATTTATTTTCTCTTTAGTGCAAAATTGACTAGCTGTAATATCACCGTAAAGGGATAAGTACAAAAAGAAGTCTTCATTAAGAATAAACATACAACATGGCATGAAGATCTTCAAAGATAAATTGCAGAGCAAGCCTAACTAGTTAGAAAACATCTATTCCAAGAAAAACTAGTATCCACACATTTATGAATTGTACACAGGAATTTAATCATGTCAATCATGAAAAGCGATATTTGGAAACACTTCAACGAAAGGTGATAGCATTATTTAGAGCTCAAACAAATCATACTTGATGAATAAGTAAAAGATCAGTATTGCAA is part of the Tripterygium wilfordii isolate XIE 37 chromosome 7, ASM1340144v1, whole genome shotgun sequence genome and encodes:
- the LOC120002514 gene encoding uncharacterized protein LOC120002514, yielding MDFKNKSPKDDQITSKGFVCSKEGIRGEDKRRTSGNHRAETRTDCKARLFLSLDRKSGKYKVYDFVSEHNHLLHLSETAYMMRSQRKITEVQAAAIDLVCGSGIKPKDAIELMSREAGGRSNLGYTANDQKNYLRIRRSKFMEHGEASSLC
- the LOC120002834 gene encoding cell wall protein IFF6-like — protein: MLRIKASSNSLIICCFLLINITVLLSIPHCVSSRLLSTNFPQDFGWGGNQNEDDDHSKTDKQRSVSGHDGSATGGDTPPSGVVQMTPPSPNSAFTYQKVNNSGNGKQTVTNNSTGGSVQIVNNKGNGTQDVTNNGNGSQKADNNGNGSQTVSNNGNGSQQASNNGDGTQTVVNNGGNGNQNANNNGNGIQAVKSNGCSGNQNVSNIGNGIQGVEGNGCNGDNNISNSGNGIQGVKNGAGGSESGTVNGNGMQAVTNNGCTVNVGANGIQIGSKCGTGVNQENGNNPP
- the LOC120001639 gene encoding probable isoprenylcysteine alpha-carbonyl methylesterase ICMEL1, which translates into the protein MPSQILPISSKHPQPSIGPPTSVSPADTMILKTEIIDDPATSLLIYSSFEDETSLPIKPLLPRNSSFSAKSATASGSYQHRRRRTASDNSLSLLSDNDGRPHSICEDVGHAAEETRLSLKLFKFLGEGYRWITRFLAFNCYALLLFPGVVQVGYNYFFSTQIRRGIVFGDQPRNRLDLYLPKNSNGPKPVIAFVTGGAWIIGYKAWGTLLGHQLSERGIIVACIDYRNFPQGTMSDMMEDASRGISFVCNNIAEYGGDPSRIYLMGQSAGAHIAACTLLEQAIKEAGEGESNTWSVSQLKAYFGLSGGYNLFNLVDHFHSRGLHRSIFLSIMEGEQSLQKFSPEVVVQDPNIRNAVSLLPPITLFHGSADYTIPPDASTNFAESLQRVGVRARSILYEGKTHTDLFVQDPMRGGRDQMFEDLLTFVHANDAEALSKDAVTPPRRRLVPEFMLQLASSVSPF